The Mycolicibacterium neoaurum DNA segment TGGATGGTCGCGCGCAGCATGTTGCGCACGGTGGCAGCGGTTTCCGGTGACACGACCCGGACGCCCTCCGCCGCGGGCTCGACGTTCTCCCTGCCATCGGCCTCGATGATCGACTTGATGATGCGGGGCGGAATCCGGACACCGTCGTTGGCGATGGTCTGGTACATCCCCGTCATCTGCAGCAGCGTCATCGAAAGACCCTGTCCGATGGGCAGGTTGGCAAAGGAGCTGCCCGACCACTGATCCATGGGCGGGACCAGGCCTGCGCTCTCGCCCGGTAATTCGATCCCGGTGCGCTCACCGAGGCCGAACTTCGCCAGCATCTCGGCGAACTTCTCCGGACCGAAGCGCTGGGCCAGCATCAGGGTGCCGACGTTGGAGGACTTCCCGAAGACGCCGGTGCTGGTGTACCGGTCGACACCGTGGTTCCACGCGTCCTTGACGGTGACCCCACCCATATCGATGGACCCGGGCACCGAGAGCACCTCGTCGGGGTTGGTCAGACCCAGCTCGATGGCGGTGGCGGCGGTCACGATCTTGTTCACCGACCCCGGCTCGAACGGTGATGACACCGCCGGATTGCCCATCTGCCTGTTGCCCTGCCTGCCGATGTCCTGCGAGGGGTCGAAGGTGTTGTCGTTCGACATCGCCAGCACCTCACCGGTTTTGGCGTCCAGCACGACCGCGGACACGTTGGCGGCACCGGATTTGTCCTTGGCCTGTTGGACCTGCTGCTGCACATAGAACTGGATATCGTCGTCCAGGGTCAGCTGCACGGTCTGGCCGTCGACGGCCTCGTGCCGGTTGCGCATGCTGCCGGGAATCATCACGCCATCGGACCCACGGTCGTAGGTGACCGATCCGTCCGTTCCGGCGAGTTTCGCGTCGAGGGAATCCTCGAGGCCGAGCAGTCCGTGGCCGTCCCAGTCGATACCGCCGACGATATTGGCCGCCAACGAGCCGCCGGGGTACTGGCGGATGTCCTGACGTTCGGAACCGACCTCGGGGAACTTCGTGGTGATCGCGTCGGCGATCGCCGGGTCGACCGCCCTGGCGAGGTAGGCGAAGGTGTCCTTGCTGGTGAGCTTGGTCAACAAGGTCTTCGCGTCGGGCTTGTTGTTGAGCCGGGTGGCGATGTCCTTGGCGATCTCCCGCAACCGCGCATCGGGCTCGGGCGCGTAGTCGGGATTCTTGGCGTGCTCCTCCTCCAACTGCTTGCGGATGCGCACCGGTTGGAAGGTCAGCGCCCTGGCTTCGATGGTGAATGCGAGCTTGTCGTTGTTGCGATCGACGATGCTGCCGCGCACCGCCTGCTGGACGTCGGTCACCTTGAGCTGGCCTGCGGCTTCGGCCCGCAACCCGGCGGCATTGGAGATCTGCAGGTTGAAAAGCTGTGCAGCGGCGACCACCAGCACCATGAAGATGACGACATTGCCGGCGCGGTGGCGGAAGACGAACGACGAGCTGCGCAGCCCGGTCGCCGGAGCCTGTGCGGGGCGGCGGATCCGCCGATCGGTGGCCGAATGCTCCTGACCGCGTTGGCCGCGGCTCATGCCGGCACACCCGGGGCGGGAACCTCGACCGGGACTTCAGCCGGCACATCGGGATTCGGGCCTGCGGCCGGGGGTGCGGGAAGGTGCTCGGGATTGACCGCCGGCCCGGGCTGGGCGGGCAGCTCGGGGGTTCCCAGATGCGGCAGACCCTCGGCGGGCACCGGTGCGGGCACGCCGGGAAGCGGGACGACCAGCGGCGCCGCGCCAGCCGGGATCTGGTCCGCCGGCGGGGCGGCAGGCAGCTGGGCCGGGTCCACCGGGGCGGCGGGCAGTGGCGCGGTCAGCGGTGCCTGCCCAGCCTGCGGTGCTGCCGGCGCGGTCAGTGGCGCACCCGGTGCGGCCGTGGCCCGCGGTGGAACCCGGACCACGACCTCACGCGGATCGACGACCCGCGGAGCGGGGGGTCCTCCGGCGGCCGGCCGTGCCGGCGCGGGCGCGGCAGGTCGCTCGTCGGGCAGCGGTGTGTT contains these protein-coding regions:
- a CDS encoding penicillin-binding protein 2; its protein translation is MSRGQRGQEHSATDRRIRRPAQAPATGLRSSSFVFRHRAGNVVIFMVLVVAAAQLFNLQISNAAGLRAEAAGQLKVTDVQQAVRGSIVDRNNDKLAFTIEARALTFQPVRIRKQLEEEHAKNPDYAPEPDARLREIAKDIATRLNNKPDAKTLLTKLTSKDTFAYLARAVDPAIADAITTKFPEVGSERQDIRQYPGGSLAANIVGGIDWDGHGLLGLEDSLDAKLAGTDGSVTYDRGSDGVMIPGSMRNRHEAVDGQTVQLTLDDDIQFYVQQQVQQAKDKSGAANVSAVVLDAKTGEVLAMSNDNTFDPSQDIGRQGNRQMGNPAVSSPFEPGSVNKIVTAATAIELGLTNPDEVLSVPGSIDMGGVTVKDAWNHGVDRYTSTGVFGKSSNVGTLMLAQRFGPEKFAEMLAKFGLGERTGIELPGESAGLVPPMDQWSGSSFANLPIGQGLSMTLLQMTGMYQTIANDGVRIPPRIIKSIIEADGRENVEPAAEGVRVVSPETAATVRNMLRATIQRDPRGVQQGTGWQAAVEGYQIAGKTGTAQQINPNCGCYYDDHYWITFAGIAPADNPRYVVGIMADNPARTADGAPGTTMAPLFHHIASWLLQRENVPLSADPGPPLTLQAE